One window from the genome of Nicotiana tomentosiformis chromosome 5, ASM39032v3, whole genome shotgun sequence encodes:
- the LOC104110319 gene encoding uncharacterized protein, producing MTGWVITASTLDGAGHIMLLAYGIVDSENGVAWSWFFEQFKEAYGERKNMCIVSYKNERIIKSVSRVYPTVSHFSCIWHLWNNVYKKFKKSHSKLSEIYFSMAKAYTQVEFDSIMEKVEKVDFKVKEYLKLVGYKKWARLYAPVNMGWTMTSNIVESINAALVSARELPIYDFLEEVRKMFGRWNCSNRKEASHTYTVLGKQYQEMRTLNEAMSTRMTVVPSNEYLHTVNDEGRHYTVCRLKRKCSCGRFQVNELPCPHAWTVLKSKFLMPEDYCSDYYKSKSVVMTYEVPVYPLPNQNEWNIPAHISEEVVLPPKWKRSPGRPKKKRDKSFSELLQKKNQHSCSTYGQRGHNKSTCRNAPRRT from the exons atgaccggttgggtcattacagctaGCACGTTGGACGGTGCAG GTCATATAATGCTACTAGCATATGGTATTGTTGATTCAGAGAACGGTGTTGCTTGGTCGTGGTTCTTTGAGCAATTCAAGGAAGCATATGGTGAGAGGAAAAACATGTGCATAGTTTCATATAAGAATGAGAGAATCATCAAATCTGTATCGAGAGTGTATCCAACGGTATCTCATTTTTCTTGTATATGGCATCTATGGAACAACGTATATAAGAAATTCAAAAAGAGTCATTCAAAGTTGAGTGAGATATACTTCTCGATGGCAAAAGCATACACACAGGTTGAATTTGATAGTATAATGGAGAAGGTGGAGAAGGTAGATTTTAAGGTGAAAGAATACTTGAAATTAGTTGGATACAAAAAGTGGGCTAGGTTGTATGCACCTGTTAACATGGGATGGACCATGACGTCAAATATTGTTGAGTCAATCAATGCCGCACTTGTGTCAGCAAGAGAATTGCCAATATACGACTTCCTCGAAGAAGTTAGAAAGATGTTTGGGCGTTGGAATTGCAGCAATCGAAAAGAAGCTTCACACACATACACAGTGCTTGGAAAACAATATCAGGAAATGCGTACTTTGAATGAGGCAATGTCTACACGTATGAct GTTGTACCATCGAATGAATATTTGCATACGGTGAATGATGAAGGAAGGCATTACACCGTTTGCCGCTTAAAGAGAAAGTGCAGTTGTGGGCGGTTCCAAGTTAACGAATTACCATGCCCACACGCTTGGACTGTCTTGAAGAGCAAGTTTCTAATGCCAGAAGATTATTGCTCGGACTATTACAAATCAAAGTCTGTTGTAATGACATACGAGGTGCCCGTATATCCGCTGCCTAACCAAAATGAATGGAATATACCAGCACATATATCAGAGGAAGTTGTCTTACCACCCAAATGGAAAAGATCTCCTGGAAGGCCAAAGAAGAAGCGCGATAAGTCGTTCAGTGAATTGTTGCAGAAGAAAAATCAACATTCGTGTAGCACATATGGGCAGAGAGGACATAACAAGAGTACTTGTAGAAATGCTCCACGTAGGACTTAA